In Aedes albopictus strain Foshan chromosome 3, AalbF5, whole genome shotgun sequence, the genomic window tcTTCTATTTGTAATGCTGAATTTTTGACAGATAATTGCTCTAATATTTTATGAGCTACATGTGTGGATTGAGACACGATgggagttttttgaaacctattgaactcagagttggtctcaaatccttcccaaaaaactgaattatatggccaagtttcaggcaatttggctgacaaaaaccccccatgacgaagagaacaaacctgccgacaattcccattgtcaccctatatttaTTTTTATACTTTCGATTTTCGGTTTATTCGatgagttcttttttttttttgttgttcctTTTTTATATGGCTGTCCGCAAACTACGtactcattttggccatcttagaccccctcctccctcgtagacttttgtccatacacaattttTGATATTTGTTGACTTTGGCCAGACAACCCCCAACGATGCCTTTAtgggaaaaaaatatcaaatcgaACGATAAAGTGACGAAatgttattatttattgttatttcttACATGTTGCCTTGCAATTCTGTTTTCAGGAgataaatttcttcaattaactaAAAATTGCGCAATTTATATGGAACCAAAATGAAGTTCAAAAAGGCTACAGGAGTGAACTTTTTTCCTATTCCACGTTAGTTGCTTTCGAAGATTCTATTCATGTAACAAACATGTAACTATGAACTATACCCATAACGATTTATTTTTGCTTGTACACAGCTCCAGTCACGCCATTCTTATGAATTATGCACAATCTGTAGAAAGTGAAATGTTTCGTTATTTCGTTTCAAAGTGTTTGATACATATTGCGCATTCCCCACCCTACTGGAcctctttcgcagttagtataagtgcgggatcatgaataaaactgcgattttgcatcgaatcgtgtcggtgtcttctgcgcacttatgcattacaaggtgctgaataagtgcgcagaaaacaccgaaacgatttgattaaaaatcgcagttttattcacgatcccgcacttatactaactgcgaaaggggtccagtgaggTGGAAAATGCGCAATATTATACAATAAGCCCAAACGCATGAAATGGGAAGAACACTTACTTATCTCCGACTTCCAATGACACGACCGGGGCATTGCAATTGGGATCCAACTGGGATGCTTGCTCAGAAATTGCGACGATTATCCCGGCTGACTTTTTCGATGCATTCCCTCTGGCTGTGGAAAGTATTGGATACGTTGTTTGATTGTATTAAAAGTTTTAAGTTTTGTAAAATATATGAACAGATGAATACCGAAATGCGCCCAAATTACTCTAACTAATAACATTTAAAGAGCTAATTTTGCAAATTAATACGAAGAAAGCTCTCtgttaataaatgtggaagtgctatTTCTAACGAGAGTTATGGAAAATAATTTATGGAAGATAACTGCTTACCGCCAATGCAAAGTCCCTGATTGTTCGCCAAGAGACAGCCAAGATTTCCAGGAGTGGCCATTCTAAAATAATCGAAATCGTCAATAAGCTTAATAATTATTCAGTTCAATAGTATATTACTTACACTTTATCCAAAATCTGATCTACTTGCTCTTCCATGATTGGGCTATAAGAAATTTACAAGAGAAAACGTAAGTTTACTATTGTTTGCTGCTACTGACGGCGATAAGCACTAGATTTCGATGCGACGATGATGATAAAGTTACAAAaacaatttttacattatttagagcaccgccacgggagtcctcatcgctatccctattataccactccttttcgggtgctattttaggatagcaccccaccttcccaccagtggtttctattttgggattagggacttcaaaaacatattgattttccaccgtgcgttgctaaaagcGGTCCTTACTTTTTATTGGACGTAgtacaaattaaaacaaattaaatatgtccaaacttttgatgaatcctgcataaagtgacaaaggcataaagggtcacagacaagcacacgtaacacttctaacatttcgtcacaaacaagcagacgtctccggtctccctctagtcatctcttatcgttttattttttaaagaatatttaaaccaaatattctgtagtttgcaaattgttcgcagacggcgctcacataatttttgctgccgcttgacgttcgctcactatcggcacctactgagcgttttgtgaaatagcgtgtttggcattggggattatgttcacatgacgatgattttaatagcaatttctttcaagtgttacgtttgctattcaaaatcatagtcgcCGAAACATATTCACCCAATCTAGAAGGATTGAGTTTGGCCAATAGAGTGGCCAATCATAAACTAGGTGACAATTGTGAGCGCAtgtaaaatttgaacaaaaacgctgcgaaCGCCACAGATGGGCAATTGGccaactattaaatttttaaataaacgtgaatcggtgtacgtgggaattattagtgctgcgtctgtttgtttgtgatagggttctggaaaacatctagtcacgtaagacaaagtACATCAATATTCACCTCTTGCTCTATTTATCCACTGCTGTTCATTTTCCACACCACTActcagctcacttcaccgcaaaatgtaaataaagaaagtgacgtcacacaaaccatcggaatagcaactcagtgcaagatttgagtgggtccccaaatgtggaaacccatcgctaatcccatgtcgcgtccttatttttcattcccgtttagataccaccggtgtgaacatgggtccctattcagggcccggaaatagggatagggacccagatagggacgcccgtggcgatgctcttacAAAATTTTGACGTCAAATATGCTGCCAGTCGGTTTAACTGCCAGCCTCTGCAGTCTGCACCCTTTAGAAACGTGTTGCATGCAAAAAAAACTCGAGTCTCCACCGGGTTCGCTCAAATACACTAAAAATAATCCGCATCTATTTTGTATAAGCCGCGCACATAGATTATTGCAATCAAGCTTTGCCCATGAATTTCATTGGTTCTGCACATAAATAGAACCAGATTTCTTGCCTCACTTAGTTTCTACGTGCAATGCAGATAAATATTAAAGGTCtctacttttttattttattggcCAACCTCTTGCATTTTATGTGTGTTCACAAATAAATACTATAGGTAATTTTTCGGAAATAAAATAATTCAGATTAATTTTCAGCCTAAAAAAGTATATATTTAGAAACGGAAACTATCGTTAATATAAATTATATTATATTGCTTGGATCATTCCAAAAGCAATTTTCCGGGTTTCCGACAGAGTTAGCAGATCCGGGCCAAACGAAACAGCAATTCGGTGTGGGCGAATGAACGAGAACTTCTGACGGTAGATTAAGAAGAGTGGGGGCCTGCCTCTGGTGGAATTTCGCAAACTATTGCTTCTGGCGCTTCCGTGGTGCAAACGAGGTGCCTTTTACTGAGACGTCGGGCTTCTGCGTGCCGGAGCTTTCTCTCCGGAAGATCACGGTGACGCGAGCTTCACAAAAGCTGACCAGCTTTGATGCGTCGTAAACTCAATCTGTTGAAATATATCGGTTGttaaaacgcaaaggaaaaagaTTGAAATACGTTACCTTAAAAAACTGCAACAATCCGACCGGTACACTTAAAATATCGACCGTTAACTCGGTCAGCGTCACGAGTCGTTCTTCTTGCTCCTTCATTTTTTCTGTTACtgaacactgaaaaaataaatcacacatcacatggaaaatttccattagtttggctatataactgttattggattttccgatgaaaatttcttaggaaatttcacatgaaatcaatacggtatatggaaaacattaggaaatcacataacttctaatctaggggcaagacagagacAGCGAGAGTAGCTCtgctatcgaagtgttgctcagaattccactggatagctctggatcactctggttttcccaaaatgttgcctgataccagtgaaaaatcgaccAGTCCTGCCCGATATCCCGCTTcgcagagacgtttctgaatggaatcGAACAAAAATCGTTACTCagaattgctcagagttgctctggattgcacagtgtcttgcccctagcttcTAATAAaaaatcacataacttcgcaaaatctatgtgatattcccaTATAATTTAATGGATACGCGTATGGAAACAgtccatgtgaaaatcagatcaatgtgaaaacttttttcagtgggtgaatgattgtatcattccgtgtatgatcaatatgatagcccgaaaggattgttaagcacgttgtatcatatttttctattagggattATCAATCGATACACTCAAAATTTAAATTCAGTTAATATAGgatgtacacactaagatcagctcggtatttttcccatctttttactgagttctcaacagcagatttaactcggtacgctcggttatttattttgcagatattctgtaaatgagttaccgagctcagctcacaaactgtcaaaagttactgaagcacggtaaatatcgttactggtgaacggtaaatacgattaccgagtgtaccgaaataaatctgctgttgaaaactcagtaaaaagatggaaaaaatactgaactcagtgaaaaaattactgagctggaacatctgaatcttagtgtgtaagtGTACAGATGAATACCGAAATGTGCCCAAATTACTCTAACTAATAACATTTAGAGAACGAATTTTGCAATTTATTACGAAGAAAGCTCTCAtgtaataaatgtggaagtgctatTTCTAACGAGAGTTATGgtaaataatttatggagaagaTAGGTAACTGCTTACCGCCAATGCAAAGTCCCTGATTGTTCGCCAAGAGACAGCCAAGATTTCCAGGAGTGGCCATTCTAAAATAATCGAAATCGTCAATGAGCTTAATTATTCAGTTCAATAGTATATTACTTACACTTTATCCAAAATCTGATCTACTTGCTCTTCCATGTTTGGGCTACAAGAAATTTACAAGAAAAAACGTAAGTTTACTATATTTTCTGTtattgtgattttacttcgaaggtgaattccaagggaatttgcttgagctggttgagaatcgccgttaaatttcaaggggcgtttcaatgcgttcttgtaaaattatggacttttatgttaatgctcttattacgtGAAACGACCTCTAGACTGATTCTCTATAAAATAATATACGtaacacgcattgaaaagtttaatgctgaacttttaaactagaattttccatattttttataatgaaaacattttatctcgacgaattcttctgaaaacacaTTGGACcacccctccgactatgctcctccatccttaccaccatcagctggcagcatcggcagcatgagcagcataaaagaaatgtcagattgaatcaaaacaaaccacaccaacaGAGAGAGAGAATatcacgcacgtgttgctcctacacggaaaattcaaactacctaatttttgggtcaattttactcaaaattgagtatatcgaataaactcgctacccaaaattaggttgttttccctctctttcccatcgatgttgtcaaaaataaacagagatgcgtctatccaacgggggtccttgaggccaataagccaattttgggtaaatgtggctttactcaaatttgggttgaatgagggtggtcttgggttgaatttacttactcttgagtatattttttagctggaggtaaaggtaactacctagcgtgagtttaatcgatttactcaaattttggcttattgggccatactatgggattgcgtcaaaagaactcaattttgggtagtttggcggttccgtgtacgttaaatatgtcaaagcgatgtgtcagttttGTTGCTGTCTCGCTCTGCAATCGAACGACGATTCCATCGGCGATTCGAACGGtgattccaaaaacgacggttctgattcgtcgtgttcacttagcaaatccacgtacaatacTGTCGGCGATAAGCACTAGATTTCGATGCGACGATGATGATAAAGTTACAAAAACAATTTttacattagtcctgttcaacgacgcaggttaaactagctcgaagttgctgcatcttgctcttacctatttcaggccaaacatgtctaaaggtccaatctgcagaagagaggctctctttggtttccctctctttcgttaatatctcagctgtttatttgtattatgattgtctccttgcattgaacgaaagtcaaaacaatcgtcttttgatttgtactgcaaaaatagttgaaaagtgtaccattacattgtaataattgaaagagaaagtgaacaaagagagcctctcaaatgcagataggacctattgaaatgtttggcctgatttgtcatcaaacgggtaagagtgctattacactctttgcccagacgccaaatatttgaccacttttgacagataaattttggcaggttgtttgtatctgtttgtccctattcgtttttcgagagtgacaaatatttttgtttgccaggtacaccttggtcaaaatttaactgtcaaaagtggtcaaatatttggcattggtcaaagagtgtcatactagcttaagagcaggatgcagcaacttcgagcaagttcaacctacgtcgttgaacaggactattatttacaaaattttgacGTCAAATATGCTACCAGTCGGTTTAACTGCCAGCCTCTGCACCCTTTAGAAACGTGttgcatgcaaaaaaaaaactcgagtcTCCAccgggttcgttcaaatattacgtaatgcGAAATTTTCTGGACCTCGATTCGATTAGgccattctttattacaccaacgaacctaacctcgaaatgactgacaattctcacgtcattttgacagatgtatcatgagcatgaaaaggacggcaacaagatcgataaagtagaatatatggtCCGTCTTTTTCGCGCATGTGtgcggtctgtcaaaatgacctgataaTTGTCAAactttttcatggctagctttgatggtgtaatgaagaatggccTGTTTGTTTTGGTCGTGAGAatccaccacagacaaacaggcgtatcaCTACTTGGACCAAATTGCGATAAGAATCATCGTCAcggaaacataatcgcccaatgctaaccaggctgtgttacgcaaacccaGGGAGGCGGTACttaaaattccggagaaattcgcgaaattgccttagagccgatgcacacgggcggcgcttccacgcagcgtgcacgcaagtgcgtcctgagttacacacaatcaaatgggagaatgcacacgagaacgcaacgctgccgcaccgcaaccgcgccgcaccgtgtgcggcacgcaatgtcaacgcatgccccacaggaacgctgcggcgacgcagcgtgaattcacgcagcgtcaattaacgctcgtgtgcatcggctcttaacTGACAATGTACACAATTTAAGTGATTATAATAGTGAAAAGATACAAAATTTTCCATGAGATTTCCCTACTAAATACTCACAaactttccttgatatcacttatttctaaagctagtatgacactctttgaccaatgccaaatatttgaccacttttgacagttaaattttgaccaaggtgtacctggcaaacaaaaatatttgtcactctcgaaaaacgaatagggacaaacagaaccaaacaacctgccaaaatttatctgtcaaaagtggtcaaatatttggcgtctgggcaaagagtgtaatagcaccctaacTATTAAAAATCACGGGTTGAGTAgaaggcgtaatcccattctgTGTCGCACGAAataaaacaagaattacgccttcaactcctggtgtttttgtttacgaaagtaaaaggcgaaactgaaatcacaacgtaaacacggcgatagtgaaaggcgaatctgaaaacaaaacataaactcGGCGAAAGTAAACGGCGAAAtcctgtcaaaataaaaaaagccGAATAGTAGAAGGTGATTCTGAAATTGATATCGATTCAAGGCGCATGGTATTGAGcgtatagaccacctcacggcgaaattctatctctttcgctttttcagagagtttgaaaacaacaggaccagtacctgtcaaatttaacaggtgttggtcctgttgttttctaattttccgtaggagagaaagagaacgatttcttgatgacgtcatcgTGCAAAGGAGTATTGCAATATCCGAGGCAATATCAGGCATTAATTCGGGCGTAATAAAATAtatgcaatttttagtgcaaaaattaacaaatttgtactgttttattagaaaatcaagaaaatgtgtCAGAATTGTATCATTTAAGCTTGTTCATGTTAAGTAAATTACTCTGAATTAGTCCTAAataggaattgggtttttaaattaagaataatatattgattttttgattttattcgaaagagcacctttttataagccagtatgatttttttcagatttttaaaactttattttgatacctaaattcaattacaaaaagattttttgaaatcaccttttgacagctgggcaactgcttgacagctccgcccagtacgaaatgcgacgaggggtgattcgacaaatcgctcccatacaaactttaaatcgatttttaaataggttcccgggtaccaaagttcatgaaaatttggatttcggctcagtttggcatccctgataaaaaatatcataaaaatacgataaattttattgttacaacaccattttttcgaaaaatattcaccattaaacgtattgtaatttacacggtacactcaccatcacccctattgttctataccattcggcgaatggtaaatggcacttttacaataaaaaatggtggtcgttatgtacaCACTAAAAGCTTGAATTCCACCTCGGTAATATTTTTTGCTGAGTtaaaactgtaaaagttaattTATACTGAGGAATCAGTAAACTATTGATCATTTATCCGATCTCAGTATTTAGTTTTACCGATCACCCggcaaaataaaatatttttacaaatatCAGTAATAGAAAATACCGATTAGTATTGTATATTGCATTGCTCGGTACTTCtatcactgcaaaaactgcaaatatttattttatgtgaaaatacaCATCGATGCAATTGACCTTTCCACACATTATTTTTATTACCTAAACTATAATCATGATATTTAATGTTTATGCTTTAGATTAGTTTCACAAATACTTGATATGTGTTGACACCCATAGCAAAAAACTATGTGAGTACACACATAATACCAATGCTTAGTGTCTGTGTCAGCCGTCGGCGACACGCAAAGTGAAAAATGGCGACTAAAACAAGTCTACAAAAAATTGTGCAGCAGGTTTCGCAGCTCCCAGTAGAGATATATTATCAAAATCATCGCGGATATATTCGTCTGGAGCATGGAATAGGCATCGTTAATCGCATCaaattgaaaaatctttgaaaacttaGGTCAAGAAGAGCGCAATTTGGATCTTTCGGAGCTGCAAAGTTGACCGATTGGTCACTCACTGGTGGTAAACCACGTGGTAAACAATCGACCAACTTTTCAGTGCCTCTTTCTTAAATAGCTATTGGCTTTGTTTTAAAATCATTTCAACAATTTTAAGTTCTTTATGAATgcttaattggcttctttagcggtgttgagataattccatattcagaatctgcatgcaaaactgagccgaaatccaaattttcattgattttggtgcccgggaacctatttaaaaatcagtttgaagtttgtatgggagcgatttgtcgaatcacccctcgtcgcattttgtactgggcggagctgtcaagcagttggccagctgtcaaaaggtgatttcgaaaaattccttCGAAATCGGTTTTAGttgccaaaatgaagttctaaaaatctgaaaaaaatcatggtggttcagaaaaaggcgctctttcgtataaaataaaaaaatcaatgcatttttcttaatttaaaaacccaattcccagtaaaacttttattttcccatataaaaatcATTTGAGCACatctattggttttatttgccatTCTGTATTGTTTTTATGTGTAGTCGCACATCAAAATGATGTATACCAATAAATAATTCGGTATGTGTGTCACACATAAACATCATTTGtccagacaaattgcaaaaatacatgtgtaca contains:
- the LOC115261167 gene encoding ragulator complex protein LAMTOR5 homolog, translating into MEEQVDQILDKVMATPGNLGCLLANNQGLCIGARGNASKKSAGIIVAISEQASQLDPNCNAPVVSLEVGDKLCIIHKNGVTGAVYKQK